The following proteins are encoded in a genomic region of Nonomuraea muscovyensis:
- a CDS encoding helix-turn-helix transcriptional regulator, whose translation MSGTPLGDFLRARREALKPQDVGLPEYGRRRVKGLRREEVALLAGMSSDYYVRLEQGRESSPSPQVVEAVARALRLDAAASDHLWRLVQPPEARTRRQAQDTAVSPQLLQLMDGWSASPAFALGPALDILACNAMAAALHESFSPADNLARMVFVDPAGREFYQEWERAAHSCVAEIRAAYGHDPDNPRIGEVVADLSAHSPEFADLWARHDVKPKTQEGKHLRHPHVGDLHILFSAFTVNGAPHQQLVVYQAEPATPTAQAFERLRTRADDALSRTLRAADEALSADERAG comes from the coding sequence ATGAGCGGGACCCCGCTGGGCGACTTCCTGCGCGCCCGCCGCGAAGCGCTCAAGCCCCAGGACGTCGGGTTGCCCGAGTACGGGCGGCGCCGGGTCAAGGGTCTGCGCCGCGAGGAGGTCGCCCTGCTGGCCGGCATGAGCAGCGACTACTACGTGCGGCTGGAGCAGGGCCGCGAGTCCAGCCCCTCCCCGCAGGTCGTGGAGGCGGTCGCCCGGGCGCTGCGCCTGGACGCGGCCGCCAGCGACCATCTGTGGCGGCTGGTCCAGCCGCCGGAGGCGCGAACCCGGCGGCAGGCGCAGGACACCGCGGTCAGCCCGCAACTGTTGCAGCTCATGGACGGCTGGTCCGCCTCGCCCGCCTTCGCGCTCGGCCCCGCGCTGGACATCCTGGCCTGCAACGCCATGGCCGCCGCGCTGCACGAGAGCTTCAGCCCGGCCGACAACCTGGCCCGCATGGTGTTCGTGGATCCGGCCGGGCGTGAGTTCTACCAGGAGTGGGAGCGGGCGGCGCACTCGTGCGTGGCGGAGATCCGCGCCGCCTACGGCCACGACCCGGACAACCCGCGCATCGGCGAGGTGGTGGCGGACCTGTCGGCGCACAGCCCGGAGTTCGCCGACCTGTGGGCCCGCCACGACGTCAAGCCCAAGACCCAGGAGGGCAAGCACCTGCGCCACCCGCACGTGGGTGACCTGCACATCCTGTTCTCCGCGTTCACCGTCAACGGCGCGCCGCACCAGCAGCTCGTCGTCTACCAGGCCGAGCCCGCCACACCGACGGCGCAGGCGTTCGAACGGCTGCGCACGCGAGCCGACGACGCGCTCTCGCGCACCCTGCGGGCCGCCGACGAGGCGTTGTCGGCCGACGAGCGGGCCGGCTGA